A portion of the Oreochromis niloticus isolate F11D_XX linkage group LG10, O_niloticus_UMD_NMBU, whole genome shotgun sequence genome contains these proteins:
- the LOC100708167 gene encoding claudin-9-like — protein MTAGVRQLLGLALAIVSFVGTIVICALPQWRVTKILEQSSIIASLAFTEGLWKVCGTFSAQIVACKEYEKTPLPISQDLEVARALIVIAIIIGVIGILLGAAGSKFMNFVPDERKRSKMAMASGVVCLIAGIFVLIPVCWTTNATTTIQDNYNNFLPHVSLKMELGTSLYIGWITTALLFLGGGLLCSSFICQDGTD, from the coding sequence GGCTTGGCCTTGGCCATCGTCAGCTTTGTGGGGACCATTGTCATCTGTGCACTTCCACAGTGGAGAGTCACAAAAATCTTGGAGCAATCGAGCATCATTGCTTCCCTGGCGTTCACTGAAGGTCTGTGGAAAGTCTGTGGTACTTTCAGTGCACAGATTGTGGCGTGCAAAGAGTATGAGAAAACACCTTTGCCTATCAGTCAAGACCTGGAGGTTGCTAGAGCACTCATTGTCATTGCCATTATCATTGGTGTCATTGGGATCCTGCTTGGTGCTGCTGGGAGCAAATTCATGAACTTTGTGCCAGACGAAAGGAAAAGGAGTAAAATGGCTATGGCTTCTGGAGTTGTTTGTCTCATTGCAGGCATATTTGTGCTAATACCAGTCTGCTGGACCACCAACGCCACCACCACCATACAGGATAATTACAACAACTTTCTGCCTCATGTCTCTCTGAAGATGGAACTGGGAACCTCGCTTTACATTGGCTGGATCACCACAGCACTTCTGTTCCTGGGAGGAGGCCTCCTCTGCAGCTCCTTTATCTGCCAAGATGGAA